A window from Bos mutus isolate GX-2022 chromosome 1, NWIPB_WYAK_1.1, whole genome shotgun sequence encodes these proteins:
- the CPA3 gene encoding mast cell carboxypeptidase A isoform X3 produces the protein MRFLLPVGLITTTLAIAPVRFDGDKVLRVKLQDEKQANIIKDLAKTSQLDFWYPDATHHVAANMTVDFQISAKESQFVESALDQNQMHYEILIHDVQEEVEKQFDVKEDNPGRHSYAKYNNWNKIVAWTEKMVHKHPKMVSRIKIGTTVEDNPLYVLKIAGKDKRRKAIFMDCGIHAREWISPAFCQWFVYQATKTYGKNKIMTKLLDRMNFYVLPVFNVDGYIWSWTQNRMWRKNRSRNQNSKCIGTDLNRNFNVSWNSFPNTNDPCQEIYRGPAPESEKETKAVSDFIRSHLKSIKAYITFHSYSQMLLFPYGYTSELPPNHKNLTQHQVLL, from the exons ATGAGGTTCCTCCTGCCTGTGGGTTTGATCACCACCACCCTTGCAATTGCTCCTGTCCGCTTTGACGG GGACAAGGTGCTCCGTGTGAAGCTCCAGgatgaaaaacaagcaaacatcaTCAAGGACTTAGCCAAAACCAGCCAG CTTGACTTCTGGTACCCAGACGCCACCCACCATGTAGCTGCTAACATGACGGTGGATTTCCAAATCAGTGCAAAGGAATCCCAGTTTGTTGAGTCTGCATTGGATCAAAATCAAATGCACTATGA AATCTTGATTCACGATGTACAAGAAGAGGTTGAAAAACAGTTTGATGTTAAAGAAGATAACCCAGGCAGGCACAGCTATGCAAAATATAATAACTGGAACAAG ATTGTTGCTTGGACTGAAAAAATGGTGCATAAGCATCCTAAAATGGTCTCTCGTATCAAAATTGGAACTACTGTTGAAGATAATCCACTGTATGTTCTCAAG attgcgGGAAAGGATAAAAGAAGAAAGGCTATTTTTATGGACTGTGGCATTCATGCACGAGAATGGATCTCCCCAGCCTTCTGCCAGTGGTTTGTCTATCAG GCAACCAAAACTTATGGTAAAAACAAGATTATGACCAAACTCCTGGACCGGATGAATTTTTATGTTCTTCCTGTATTCAATGTTGATGGATATATTTGGTCATGGACACAG AACCGCATGTGGAGAAAAAATCGTTCTAGGAACCAAAATTCCAAATGCATTGGAACTGACCTCAACAGGAACTTTAATGTCTCATGGAACT CTTTCCCTAACACCAATGATCCATGTCAGGAGATCTATCGGGGTCCTGCACCAGAGTCCGAGAAAGAGACCAAAGCAGTCAGTGACTTCATTCGAAGCCACCTAAAATCAATCAAGGCCTACATTACCTTCCATTCCTACTCCCAGATGCTGTTGTTTCCCTATGGGTACACATCAGAACTGCCACCGAACCACAAGAACCTG
- the CPA3 gene encoding mast cell carboxypeptidase A isoform X2, with amino-acid sequence MRFLLPVGLITTTLAIAPVRFDGDKVLRVKLQDEKQANIIKDLAKTSQLDFWYPDATHHVAANMTVDFQISAKESQFVESALDQNQMHYEILIHDVQEEVEKQFDVKEDNPGRHSYAKYNNWNKIVAWTEKMVHKHPKMVSRIKIGTTVEDNPLYVLKIAGKDKRRKAIFMDCGIHAREWISPAFCQWFVYQATKTYGKNKIMTKLLDRMNFYVLPVFNVDGYIWSWTQNRMWRKNRSRNQNSKCIGTDLNRNFNVSWNSFPNTNDPCQEIYRGPAPESEKETKAVSDFIRSHLKSIKAYITFHSYSQMLLFPYGYTSELPPNHKNLAKVAKIATDVLSTPYETHYTYGPIASTILTPWMAS; translated from the exons ATGAGGTTCCTCCTGCCTGTGGGTTTGATCACCACCACCCTTGCAATTGCTCCTGTCCGCTTTGACGG GGACAAGGTGCTCCGTGTGAAGCTCCAGgatgaaaaacaagcaaacatcaTCAAGGACTTAGCCAAAACCAGCCAG CTTGACTTCTGGTACCCAGACGCCACCCACCATGTAGCTGCTAACATGACGGTGGATTTCCAAATCAGTGCAAAGGAATCCCAGTTTGTTGAGTCTGCATTGGATCAAAATCAAATGCACTATGA AATCTTGATTCACGATGTACAAGAAGAGGTTGAAAAACAGTTTGATGTTAAAGAAGATAACCCAGGCAGGCACAGCTATGCAAAATATAATAACTGGAACAAG ATTGTTGCTTGGACTGAAAAAATGGTGCATAAGCATCCTAAAATGGTCTCTCGTATCAAAATTGGAACTACTGTTGAAGATAATCCACTGTATGTTCTCAAG attgcgGGAAAGGATAAAAGAAGAAAGGCTATTTTTATGGACTGTGGCATTCATGCACGAGAATGGATCTCCCCAGCCTTCTGCCAGTGGTTTGTCTATCAG GCAACCAAAACTTATGGTAAAAACAAGATTATGACCAAACTCCTGGACCGGATGAATTTTTATGTTCTTCCTGTATTCAATGTTGATGGATATATTTGGTCATGGACACAG AACCGCATGTGGAGAAAAAATCGTTCTAGGAACCAAAATTCCAAATGCATTGGAACTGACCTCAACAGGAACTTTAATGTCTCATGGAACT CTTTCCCTAACACCAATGATCCATGTCAGGAGATCTATCGGGGTCCTGCACCAGAGTCCGAGAAAGAGACCAAAGCAGTCAGTGACTTCATTCGAAGCCACCTAAAATCAATCAAGGCCTACATTACCTTCCATTCCTACTCCCAGATGCTGTTGTTTCCCTATGGGTACACATCAGAACTGCCACCGAACCACAAGAACCTG GCCAAAGTTGCAAAGATCGCCACTGATGTTCTCTCAACTCCATATGAAACCCACTACACCTATGGCCCAATAGCATCAACAATTT